The sequence ATCGGCTACTGGCGGCTTGGCCGAACACCACACTTTATTATGAAGCAAGGCAACTTTGATAGGTTATATGTATTATCGAAATAGGTCTAACTTAGAATTGATCAGATGCATACAGAAAATACATGGCCAAGGGCCATCTTGATAAACTAGTCGTCGGGGCATTCACCATTGGTTGAAGGGAAACGCTCAAAGTACCTAGCGAACACTGATGCAGTAGTGTTAGAGCCAATCCTATTCCGCTTCATCGGCGGAACTCACTCTCTTTGGAGGTTACATTCCCGTACTGATGCATTTTATCCTCTGTAGCATTAAATCCGAGTTCGTTTATCGCTTTGAGCAACCTTGGTTTCAAGAACTTGGGGATAATAAGGTCCACCACTACTTCAGGAGGAATCGGGTAGACTGGATCGTTACTCATATAGTCCGGGTTGGGGATGACCGGAATAGGCGCATGCTCCGTATCGTCGCCATTCCCTCCACATTCCTGTAGCGTTTATCAGCCCAAGTGATTCCACAATAATAACTCATTTGGCTTACATCCTTAGTTACGTATCCTGGAGATGGGTCAGGGGACATAGACAGGGGGGTCTGAGACGAGTAATCTGGTACGTTTGCATACGCGGAAGAGCCAAATTTCTCTTTCAGGAACCTGGCGGTGTTTATATGGTCTTTAGGATATTCATTCAATTTTTCCTTGACCTTCAGCGCAATCGACCAAGGAACTTCGATATACATGTAGGGGTCTTTGAAAGGGAGAGCCGTCACTAAGGTAAGAACATGTTTGGTTAGCTAGCCTAGCAGGTTATTCAGTTGTACATACATTGATCGTTCCAGGTGAATGTTCCTCGGTAGATGTCGAACCGCAACATGCCGTTGTTGATTATTATGACGTGCGGCTTATCTTCACGGCCTGAGGTTTTGATCAAAACTTCAGGAAGGACTTGGAAAATGTAGAAAGCATAGAGATTTTGAGCGTGGGGCCATTCAAGCCTTTCTAGAAAATAATCTGAAACGATGTGAGTATCGAACGGGACCCAGAGAATATTTGCTTACTCTGGCTAGAGCATCCATGTATTTGGCTCAAGTTCCATCTAGTCGTAAGCTCCTGATTGAACCCATCGACTTCCTTTCCTATCACACTTTTGAAATTTTGTTCTGTTGTGCCACTGTGATACTTTGGGAACATCAATACGAGTCAAGAGCAGTCATACTCCCTACCAACCATATATGTTACATTGTTGGTATCCAAATATCGCCGTTCAAAGGAAGCTGAAGGAGTAGGTGACGACTTGTTGAGAGATATACCTAGCGTTGTTAGCTTGAGACATCAGCATTGGTTGTAGGGGTATAAACTCACTCATCCAACCTGGTCAATGTAAGAATCAGTTGACTTATCCAGGGAATGGTTGACTCACCAACTGTCTCCATAAATCTTCCGGATTCTAACGCCATGGTGTTTGAATCAAACTGGCGACAGTCTCGACTATGCGTGTGACCTAAAGTAACATAACGTTGCTGTCCCATTGTATAGGTCGACCGCCTTGAAACGAAACATACCTCCTAGAATTGCGATTGGTGTGTTGGGATGCTGCTCGCGGATCTTTTTTGAGACCACACCCCATTCCCCGTGTGCGACCGACATGTGTCTGACAGTACTGTGAGTGAGACCAAAGATTTTAGACATTATTCTGCTCACCCTGCAAGAACAAAAATGTCCGTAGGCTGCAGCAGGAGCTCTTTGAACTATGGTGGGTTCTCAGTTGGATGCCTTCGTTTAAGATTAAGAGTTTAGACATACCCATGTTTCCTCTATCATTTGAGTTGGCCCATGAACCGTAGTGCTCTTATCGTGTTCTTTAAAGTCAAATATGACTCCAAGCGACGTGACCTGTCGTCCGCTAATAAGATTAGCTATGAGTTGCGCTCAAAAGTGCTGGCTGAATACCTACCGAAGAGTCTTGAATCGACGATATCTCGATCCGATTACATCTTCGAAATCTGTTCCATTCTCATCCTTGGCTAATAGATACGAGTTGGAACTCAAATATCGCCCGTCTAGCTTTGGAGCGAAGTTGTTGTATCTATGATCTAATCAGCTCGGAGGAACCGTCGTAAAGATGCACGATAACATACATGTCCCGTGTTACGTCGCCTGGTGACTATGGATGAGATAACGCACATTTCTTTGGGATGGATTGCTTACCAACATATAGCTCATGACTTTTCAGGCAAAATGTTGGTTTTTGATAATTTAATGAAAGTGGGACTACTCACTTGCCGATGGCCATTACATCGTATGGTACTTTGAGGAACGATTTTATGGCCTGTTGGAGATGTAGTTCAAGCACTGTAGTTTCACTTGAATAACCCAGATACATACTTCTTCCCCGTTGATACCTCCCGATGGATAACCATCTGTGAGACCCGAGCCATCATGCAGATCACCCGAGTCAACCAAAAGAAGGTCGACGCTCCTTTCCTAGAGATCAacaaaataaaataagtcTCACACGGCATGACAGGTATTAGAAACACTCACCTCAGCCAACTTTTTCATGTGTCCAACAAAGGAAATAAAGTCTCCAAGCGTGGCACTATGAAACTTAATACTTTGCAATTGTACAGGCAACAAAGCTGACACTTACGAGTAATTTGGTTCGGGCCATTGGTTCTTGGTGTGTCCAAGAAGCCATCCTACCGTGAAAAGTAGTCGCTTGATTGATGTGTACTGTTATACAAGGTTGAGACTTACCGTGAGTGTCACTTGTATGGAGGATATTGACTGGTAAATAGTTTAATAGTGTTGGGTGAGCCAGTTCGAACGAGCACCGCGAGAATCGACTCACTGTCTCCCCACGGAAGTGGACCTTTAGGTTGTCCTGGAGTTAACTTTGCCTCACAGATTAACAAGGCCACTTGGAAGCACCCGAAATAAAGCAGTTGTCTGGTGATTCCCATTATCAAACTTCACAAAAGACTGGTCGCGTATACAACAGTAAAAAGGCTTGATGGTGGTAGACGAAATGGCTGAAGGGATTGCTCCAGGGTCAAACACATGAGTATGGCAGGACCCTCACTGTCATTTACCAACCATCAATCAAATAAATCTCGTCCTCGAATAGGGCTGGGCGATCAAACGTCCGGATTTTGACCTCCGTATACGGCTGAGGACACTCCCTTTAGGCACCTGGTGGGCCCCTGACGCGACCGGGGGCAGAATTTGCCGTTTTATACTGCGCCCTAAGATGACACTTCTTGCTGTTCATGTAAACACGAGCCGCCCAAAATTGGGCCTAACGCTCTGATATATATTTATATGTATGTTTGAACGAGCGCTTAGAGTTACCAGCTGTTGTTCCACTAAGAGTATTGGCACAAAACACAGCTAGATATGAGCCCGAAAGGAACGAAGGGAGCTCGGAACCCAATTACACTAGTTCAGAAGTAAGACCATACTTGGTCCCATAGAGTCCTCCTACTGGACATACTCCAGATAGAGGGAGAGCTCCGCGAGTGTAACCCAAAACTGGCCCCAAATAATTCGTCTAGACAATAGCTTTATATTGAAAAGATCCCAAGCGTCTTTTGTGTGTTTCGGGCTCATGTCGGTCGTTCATCTAGTAGCATTTTGTGCCAATATTCTTAGTAAGACAACAACAGATAAGGTACATTGACTTTAAGCGCTTGTTTAAACATACATATGAGTGCATATCGGAGCACTGGGCCCAATTTTGGACGGCTCGTGTTTACATGAATAGCAAGAAATGCCGTGTCTTAGGCGTAGTGTGAAACGGCGAATTCTGCCCCCGGTCGCGTCAAGGGCCCAAAGTGAGGATTCATCACAGAGAGCCTCATCCGGACGTGGTTCCCGAATTGCAAGGGGCCCAGCGCTAGAACAGGACACTCGCCTACCAACCAATCAACTTGAATGTGCGACATTTATCCACAGCTCCGATTcaaacgcatatactcaaCAATCCATCGTCTCCAGGCTGCTCTCTCGAGCCTGGAAGCGGCTTTGGCTATGGATGACTGCCCTGAACTCAGGAGTGCCACTACGCGTGTATGGACCTACGTGGCATAAACTGAGGCAAGTGTGCCCTGTTTCAACTGCTCGTCTAATGGATCGATTGAGCTCATCGAACCCAGAATGAAATCATCGGAAAACGTTAAGAAGCATATGAAGATACTGCTCTCAGATTCATCAGCCCGATCTAGCTGTAGGCTTTACTTAGACTTGCCGTTGGGTTACCGAATTAGGTTGCTGAACGTGCGAGGATGTGAGAAATCCGGGTCGTGTACCACCCTCGCTAATTGTGATAGACATATCCTCCAGGCCTGTGGCACCAACAGTTATCGATGAGTGCGAAAATAACTCTAGATGAGCATTGACACAGACATTGTCTAAAATTACCACAAAATCCAATATTCTGCAAAAACTACTGGAGCTCATGAGTCCGAAATGCTCAACAAAAATAAATGAGATGATCATGAGCATCTAGTTTAAGCCTCTCGAGCATTTCGACTTCACGAGCTCCGATGGATTTCGTAGATAAATAACTACCAAGAACCAGTTTCCCGAGCTGAGGTTTGGGTATTTATTTGTTTATGACATTCTGTATATCTTTGAGACATTATAAGAGGCCAAATGGGCACTTAACTTAGCTTATGACTATAATTATAACGTCAGTGTTCAGCAGACTTGTCTCAACTCGGTATGGTGTGATATATGAATGATATGAGCGTGTATATCACGCGATTCGGACCCTTACCGTCACTCTCATCTTATCGCAATTTCTATATACTGACATTCTGCGGCAGACCCCTTTCCACATAAGAAAACGCGTGTCATTCTCGTGTGGCTTGTCAGAATCTACTAGTTATAATAGAACTGATCTTGTAACCAGACGCTATCCTCTCCTTCCATTGCTTGTCCTACGATGGGTTTGTTTTCCAACCCGCGGCGCCGATCTGTGTCATATTTCCGAGATCGCTTCAAGTGGCCATTCACCAAGCGACAACAACCAGAAATTGGTGACATGGATAGGTCCACACAGGCCAACAATACACCGGCTGCCTTGGCCCCTCTACCTTCTCTTACGATACCGATAATACCACAGCTTGAACCTATAGCCATTGATCCAATAATCAATAGGAGCAATGCCGTACCACCCATGGTTCATTCAATTCACGTGTCTAGCCATCAGACATTGAGAAACATCTGGTTCCAACTCTCGCGACTGGAGCTCTCCTTAATCTTATTTCCGGAGCAGAGGTCCCTTATTGCAGGTATGCGAATGTGCATAGCTTGTATCGAGGTATGTTTGATCCCACGTGTTACCTTCTGGTAAAGAATTTGACCGTAACCCCCTAGTATAATTCACAAGAAATCAATGAAGAAATCCAGGAAAAATACGAGGCGTTCTTCACCGAGCTAAACAACATCGTAGGTAACCTACGATATGTACCCTCGAGTTCGGCAGAGTCAACGGAGGAGCGCCCCGTCTCCAGGTAGATATACTTCCAATTAAATACGTCTCTCTCTTATATTGGCATACGGCTAGAGAGATTCAACAAATAATTAGTCGAATCAAGATTCGTCGAGAAAAATTCAAGGCAACGGAGGCAAACTTAAGGAGAACAATAGATCTAGACAGAGAAATTACCGATTGCCGCATGATTGTTAGGCTCTTGAAGCAGTTACAAGTAGGTTGCTACACTTCGCGGTGTCCAGAGGTTTCATAACCTTAATAAAGGTCACCCATGAGGCCCTAAATAGCACTGATGAGGCTCAAATCTCAATGGTATGTTTGGGACTTTGCGCTGATCCTGACTACTGTGGATTAATTCTGTTTCATAATTTGGTAGAATGCACCCTCGATTGAACAGTGGGGGTTGCCGGTTTACTGTGCTTCGTACAACGCTATATGGCTCGCACACGTTTGCCTGCATTTATGCGCAACTAACGATTTCATGAAGATACGAGACACTATAAAAGAATGGGCAAATAAGATCGACGGACCAAGGGTGTTCTGGATGACCGGTGGGATCGGGACCGGCAAAACAACCATTGCTCACTCCGTTTGTGAAATTCTTGATGCGGAGCAGCGTCTTGGTGCCAGCTTCTTCTGCTCCAATGAGTTCCCTAATTGCGATAAAGTTGATCTAATCATCCCAACCATTGCATACCAGCTTGGTCGCTTCTCAAATAAATACATGGATACACTCTCCAGAGCCTTGCGTGAACCAGATTTCTCCAAATGGGATCTCAGTAGGCAGCTGGATCAACTTATAGCCGTTCCACTCGCGAGCAGAGAAACCCCGAGCAATGTAGTTATCGTAATCGATGCGCTCGAGAAGTGCTCAGATATCACTCGTATACGAGCTCTGCTAGAAGTTTTATGTCAGCGTACGAACCTGCCCATCAAACTTCTTTTTACGAGTCAACCCGATATTTCTGTCGATGAAATATTTCCACATCATACCCCACCTCGTGCTCAAATCCAAGAGCTTCTACTAGGAACCGCTCCACCAAACATCAAACAATACCTTGCTAGGGTGCTATCTTCGGTAGCACCTAGCCTTAGCATCGATCAACTATCGCGTCGAGCTGGAGATCTATTCATCTTCGCTACCACCGCTATCCAGTACCTGCTTTCGGAGTATGAAATTTTCGATATCGAACAGCGCGCTCACACATTAATTGAAGGCAGTTCAATTAATCCGGGATACCCCGCACTCGACCGACTATACACAACTATTTTGTCAAACGCTTTTGCTGGTAACAACTCAAAAGAAACAGAAACGAGGCGGCTAGTGCTCCAGACaattatatgcgccaagGTCCCAGTGTCGATAGCAGTGCTTGCAGATTTACTTGGTTTAGAAAGTCAAGATGTTGTGATTGGCGCAATTTTGCCGCTGTGGCCTTTGATTCATATCAGTAGTGTAACGGGGTACATATTTTTGCGGCATGCCTCATTTCAAGAGTTCTTATTTGACTCAGAGCGATCGGGAACCTATTATTGCGATAAAACGCAACATAGCGAATTCCTTGCCATTAGATGCTTCATCATAATGCAGAAGCATCTACGGTTCAATATGTGCAACCTGGATGACTCTGCGCTCCGAAATGTAGAAGTCCCCGATATAGATTGCCGGGTTTCGAAAGCAGTTTCATCAACACTTTCTCACGCATGTCGCTACTGGTCCGAGTATCTAGCAGTAACTGGGCCTTCAAGCGAGACGACTGAACATCTACGCGATTTCCTCCTATCAAGGTTAttgttctggatggaggtgctgAGTTTTAATAACTATATCGAACAAAGACCTACAGCATTGGCGCGGACTCTTGAGT comes from Rhizoctonia solani chromosome 4, complete sequence and encodes:
- a CDS encoding vacuolar protein, coding for MGITRQLLYFGCFQVALLICEAKLTPGQPKGPLPWGDINILHTSDTHGWLLGHTKNQWPEPNYSATLGDFISFVGHMKKLAEERSVDLLLVDSGDLHDGSGLTDGYPSGGINGEEAIKSFLKVPYDVMAIGNHELYVGDVTRDIYNNFAPKLDGRYLSSNSYLLAKDENGTDFEDVIGSRYRRFKTLRGRQVTSLGVIFDFKEHDKSTTVHGPTQMIEETWFKELLLQPTDIFVLAGHMSVAHGEWGVVSKKIREQHPNTPIAILGGHTHSRDCRQFDSNTMALESGRFMETVGWMSISLNKSSPTPSASFERRYLDTNNVTYMYHSGTTEQNFKSVIGKEVDGFNQELTTRWNLSQIHGCSSQNYFLERLEWPHAQNLYAFYIFQVLPEVLIKTSGREDKPHVIIINNGMLRFDIYRGTFTWNDQLTALPFKDPYMYIEVPWSIALKVKEKLNEYPKDHINTARFLKEKFGSSAYANVPDYSSQTPLSMSPDPSPGYVTKDECGGNGDDTEHAPIPVIPNPDYMSNDPVYPIPPEVVVDLIIPKFLKPRLLKAINELGFNATEDKMHQYGNVTSKEMFARYFERFPSTNGECPDD
- a CDS encoding ribosome assembly protein 4, with translation MGLFSNPRRRSVSYFRDRFKWPFTKRQQPEIGDMDRSTQANNTPAALAPLPSLTIPIIPQLEPIAIDPIINRSNAVPPMVHSIHVSSHQTLRNIWFQLSRLELSLILFPEQRSLIAGMRMCIACIEYNSQEINEEIQEKYEAFFTELNNIVGNLRYVPSSSAESTEERPVSREIQQIISRIKIRREKFKATEANLRRTIDLDREITDCRMIVRLLKQLQVTHEALNSTDEAQISMNAPSIEQWGLPVYCASYNAIWLAHVCLHLCATNDFMKIRDTIKEWANKIDGPRVFWMTGGIGTGKTTIAHSVCEILDAEQRLGASFFCSNEFPNCDKVDLIIPTIAYQLGRFSNKYMDTLSRALREPDFSKWDLSRQLDQLIAVPLASRETPSNVVIVIDALEKCSDITRIRALLEVLCQRTNLPIKLLFTSQPDISVDEIFPHHTPPRAQIQELLLGTAPPNIKQYLARVLSSVAPSLSIDQLSRRAGDLFIFATTAIQYLLSEYEIFDIEQRAHTLIEGSSINPGYPALDRLYTTILSNAFAGNNSKETETRRLVLQTIICAKVPVSIAVLADLLGLESQDVVIGAILPLWPLIHISSVTGYIFLRHASFQEFLFDSERSGTYYCDKTQHSEFLAIRCFIIMQKHLRFNMCNLDDSALRNVEVPDIDCRVSKAVSSTLSHACRYWSEYLAVTGPSSETTEHLRDFLLSRLLFWMEVLSFNNYIEQRPTALARTLEWLSHIQEQDELHKLVQDAHDFFEAYIMSAASDSTPHIYISALPFVSKKSYIYERYLPQVQGQLVIKGTPEDIREEPSPITSMALSSDRTQVAVGLENGKMFIWYLHTSSQCPRSIEVDQSRIRSVVFSPNGSHIASVSDSGTIHIWDAHTGHMTSRQFAGSVSGSTEHKAGVLSVVFSVDGSQIISGSDNGIVRVYDFLNGTLMEQKSHRVFTHSIESIMFSPDISYALAQSKSSSRPRTQLRDLGDSDRELGDSDRELAANIDFPGKGSTAVSPDGRRVAFGSMTGEISIWDAYSGAQLVTPFKGHTNPILSMAFSSDGRCLVSSSSHQTMRLWDSYEGVPLAPPLERLKSPSCITISPDANGNEITSILEPPNTIFHWDIRDLGDMHDKRLEKDLSTYTLAGWAIDSEGWVRDPESRRVVWLPDQHRSIFNDLCILPVCTHILHPEGVTVFNFRDLMVGKRWSECYVGPLNSEDT